In Dyella terrae, one DNA window encodes the following:
- a CDS encoding C39 family peptidase, translating into MKKAAALLVAMAMLLPVAAAATTPVGVVGAQGDTYTLHLTSLKEARFRNTIRQKYDFSCGSAAVATLLTYQYGYPVNEQTAFEQMYASGDKEKIHKEGFSLLDIKRFLAANGFQADGFKVPLQKLEDENLPAIVLIDIKGYHHFVVIKGVRDGRVLVGDPALGTRAIAMDKFMSVWKNGLVFVIHNRRNIAVFNSPQDWRVSPNAPLSSGIDRGSLYNMTMPKRGPGDI; encoded by the coding sequence ATGAAGAAAGCAGCTGCGCTGCTCGTTGCAATGGCAATGCTGCTGCCCGTGGCGGCAGCAGCTACCACGCCGGTCGGCGTGGTGGGCGCGCAAGGCGACACGTACACCCTGCATCTGACGAGCCTCAAGGAGGCTCGTTTCAGGAATACCATTCGACAGAAATACGACTTCAGCTGCGGCTCCGCGGCTGTGGCGACGCTACTGACCTACCAGTACGGCTATCCGGTCAACGAGCAGACCGCGTTCGAGCAGATGTACGCAAGCGGTGACAAGGAGAAGATCCACAAGGAAGGTTTCTCCCTGCTTGATATCAAGCGATTCCTCGCTGCCAATGGCTTCCAGGCCGATGGGTTCAAGGTGCCGCTGCAAAAACTCGAAGACGAAAACCTGCCTGCCATCGTGCTGATCGATATCAAGGGCTATCACCATTTCGTGGTGATCAAGGGCGTGCGCGACGGGCGCGTGCTCGTCGGGGATCCGGCGCTGGGAACGCGTGCGATCGCCATGGACAAGTTCATGAGCGTCTGGAAAAACGGCCTCGTGTTCGTGATCCACAACCGCCGCAATATCGCCGTGTTCAACAGTCCGCAGGACTGGCGCGTGTCACCCAATGCGCCACTCAGCAGCGGCATTGATCGCGGCAGCCTCTACAACATGACCATGCCCAAACGTGGGCCGGGCGACATTTGA